Proteins encoded in a region of the Aquila chrysaetos chrysaetos chromosome 25, bAquChr1.4, whole genome shotgun sequence genome:
- the GET4 gene encoding Golgi to ER traffic protein 4 homolog isoform X2 encodes MAAAIMAAEQEAAKGGGRNRGGVQRVEGKLRASVEKGDYYEAHQMYRTLFFRYMSQGKHAEARELMYSGALLFFSHNQQNSAADLSMLVLESLEKSDAKVADDLLENLAKLFSLMDPNSPERVAFVSRALKWSSGGSGKLGHPKLHQLLAITLWKDGEGCANMLVEYSSSRGYRSEVDMFVAQAVLQFLCLKNKTSASVVFTTYTQKHPSIEKGPPFVQPLLNFIWFLLLAVDGGKLTVFTVLCEQYQPSLKRDPMYNEYLDRIGQLFFGVPPKQTSSYGGLLGNLLNSLMGTGEDDDTEDGQEDSSPIELD; translated from the exons ATGGCGGCGGCGATTATGGCGGCGGAGCAGGAAGCCGCGAAAGGCGGCGGCAGGAACCGCGGCGGCGTGCAGCGCGTGGAGGGCAAGCTGCGCGCCAGCGTCGAGAAGGGCGACTACTACGAGGCGCACCAGATGTACCGGACGCTTTTCTTCAG GTATATGTCACAAGGAAAACATGCAGAAGCAAGAGAACTAATGTATTCAGGGgctttgctgttcttcagtCATAACCAG CAAAACAGTGCTGCTGATCTGTCCATGCTGGTTTTGGAGTCTTTGGAGAAATCGGATGCAAAAGTAGCAGATGACCTTTTAG AAAACTTGGCTAAATTGTTTAGTTTAATGGATCCAAATTCTCCCGAAAGAGTGGCTTTCGTATCCAGAGCACTAAAATGGTCTAGCGGGGGATCAGGAAAACTTGGACATCCAAAACTACACCAGTTACTAGCAATTACCCTGTggaaag ATGGCGAAGGATGTGCAAATATGCTAGTAGAATACTCCTCGTCCAGGGGATATCGCAGTGAGGTGGACATGTTTGTAGCACAGGCAGTACTACA atttctctgcCTAAAAAATAAGACCAGCGCATCAGTTGTTTTTACaacatacacacagaaacatCCTTCAATAGAAAAGGGTCCGCCTTTTGTTCAACCACTGCTAAACTTCATCTGGTTTCTGTTGCTGGCGGTTGATGG AGGAAAACTAACAGTATTTACAGTATTGTGTGAACAGTATCAACCTTCGCTGAAAAGAGATCCCATGTATAATGAG TACCTAGACAGAATAGGACAGCTTTTCTTTGGTGTTCCGCCCAAGCAGACATCATCCTATGGAGGATTACTAG GAAATCTCTTAAACAGTCTGATGGGAACTGGAGAAGATGATGACACAGAAGATGGTCAGGAAGACAGCAGTCCTATTGAGCTCGACTGA
- the GET4 gene encoding Golgi to ER traffic protein 4 homolog isoform X1 has protein sequence MAAAIMAAEQEAAKGGGRNRGGVQRVEGKLRASVEKGDYYEAHQMYRTLFFRYMSQGKHAEARELMYSGALLFFSHNQQNSAADLSMLVLESLEKSDAKVADDLLENLAKLFSLMDPNSPERVAFVSRALKWSSGGSGKLGHPKLHQLLAITLWKEQNYSESRYHFLHSTDGEGCANMLVEYSSSRGYRSEVDMFVAQAVLQFLCLKNKTSASVVFTTYTQKHPSIEKGPPFVQPLLNFIWFLLLAVDGGKLTVFTVLCEQYQPSLKRDPMYNEYLDRIGQLFFGVPPKQTSSYGGLLGNLLNSLMGTGEDDDTEDGQEDSSPIELD, from the exons ATGGCGGCGGCGATTATGGCGGCGGAGCAGGAAGCCGCGAAAGGCGGCGGCAGGAACCGCGGCGGCGTGCAGCGCGTGGAGGGCAAGCTGCGCGCCAGCGTCGAGAAGGGCGACTACTACGAGGCGCACCAGATGTACCGGACGCTTTTCTTCAG GTATATGTCACAAGGAAAACATGCAGAAGCAAGAGAACTAATGTATTCAGGGgctttgctgttcttcagtCATAACCAG CAAAACAGTGCTGCTGATCTGTCCATGCTGGTTTTGGAGTCTTTGGAGAAATCGGATGCAAAAGTAGCAGATGACCTTTTAG AAAACTTGGCTAAATTGTTTAGTTTAATGGATCCAAATTCTCCCGAAAGAGTGGCTTTCGTATCCAGAGCACTAAAATGGTCTAGCGGGGGATCAGGAAAACTTGGACATCCAAAACTACACCAGTTACTAGCAATTACCCTGTggaaag agCAAAACTATAGTGAATCTCGGTATCACTTCTTGCACTCCACAGATGGCGAAGGATGTGCAAATATGCTAGTAGAATACTCCTCGTCCAGGGGATATCGCAGTGAGGTGGACATGTTTGTAGCACAGGCAGTACTACA atttctctgcCTAAAAAATAAGACCAGCGCATCAGTTGTTTTTACaacatacacacagaaacatCCTTCAATAGAAAAGGGTCCGCCTTTTGTTCAACCACTGCTAAACTTCATCTGGTTTCTGTTGCTGGCGGTTGATGG AGGAAAACTAACAGTATTTACAGTATTGTGTGAACAGTATCAACCTTCGCTGAAAAGAGATCCCATGTATAATGAG TACCTAGACAGAATAGGACAGCTTTTCTTTGGTGTTCCGCCCAAGCAGACATCATCCTATGGAGGATTACTAG GAAATCTCTTAAACAGTCTGATGGGAACTGGAGAAGATGATGACACAGAAGATGGTCAGGAAGACAGCAGTCCTATTGAGCTCGACTGA
- the GET4 gene encoding Golgi to ER traffic protein 4 homolog isoform X4: MSQGKHAEARELMYSGALLFFSHNQQNSAADLSMLVLESLEKSDAKVADDLLENLAKLFSLMDPNSPERVAFVSRALKWSSGGSGKLGHPKLHQLLAITLWKEQNYSESRYHFLHSTDGEGCANMLVEYSSSRGYRSEVDMFVAQAVLQFLCLKNKTSASVVFTTYTQKHPSIEKGPPFVQPLLNFIWFLLLAVDGGKLTVFTVLCEQYQPSLKRDPMYNEYLDRIGQLFFGVPPKQTSSYGGLLGNLLNSLMGTGEDDDTEDGQEDSSPIELD, translated from the exons ATGTCACAAGGAAAACATGCAGAAGCAAGAGAACTAATGTATTCAGGGgctttgctgttcttcagtCATAACCAG CAAAACAGTGCTGCTGATCTGTCCATGCTGGTTTTGGAGTCTTTGGAGAAATCGGATGCAAAAGTAGCAGATGACCTTTTAG AAAACTTGGCTAAATTGTTTAGTTTAATGGATCCAAATTCTCCCGAAAGAGTGGCTTTCGTATCCAGAGCACTAAAATGGTCTAGCGGGGGATCAGGAAAACTTGGACATCCAAAACTACACCAGTTACTAGCAATTACCCTGTggaaag agCAAAACTATAGTGAATCTCGGTATCACTTCTTGCACTCCACAGATGGCGAAGGATGTGCAAATATGCTAGTAGAATACTCCTCGTCCAGGGGATATCGCAGTGAGGTGGACATGTTTGTAGCACAGGCAGTACTACA atttctctgcCTAAAAAATAAGACCAGCGCATCAGTTGTTTTTACaacatacacacagaaacatCCTTCAATAGAAAAGGGTCCGCCTTTTGTTCAACCACTGCTAAACTTCATCTGGTTTCTGTTGCTGGCGGTTGATGG AGGAAAACTAACAGTATTTACAGTATTGTGTGAACAGTATCAACCTTCGCTGAAAAGAGATCCCATGTATAATGAG TACCTAGACAGAATAGGACAGCTTTTCTTTGGTGTTCCGCCCAAGCAGACATCATCCTATGGAGGATTACTAG GAAATCTCTTAAACAGTCTGATGGGAACTGGAGAAGATGATGACACAGAAGATGGTCAGGAAGACAGCAGTCCTATTGAGCTCGACTGA
- the GET4 gene encoding Golgi to ER traffic protein 4 homolog isoform X3, protein MWLMSPGRQSWWSEGLKPVERRHRYMSQGKHAEARELMYSGALLFFSHNQQNSAADLSMLVLESLEKSDAKVADDLLENLAKLFSLMDPNSPERVAFVSRALKWSSGGSGKLGHPKLHQLLAITLWKEQNYSESRYHFLHSTDGEGCANMLVEYSSSRGYRSEVDMFVAQAVLQFLCLKNKTSASVVFTTYTQKHPSIEKGPPFVQPLLNFIWFLLLAVDGGKLTVFTVLCEQYQPSLKRDPMYNEYLDRIGQLFFGVPPKQTSSYGGLLGNLLNSLMGTGEDDDTEDGQEDSSPIELD, encoded by the exons ATGTGGCTGATGTCTCCTGGCAGACAGTCGTGGTGGTCAGAGGGACTTAAACCAGTGGAAAGGAGACATCG GTATATGTCACAAGGAAAACATGCAGAAGCAAGAGAACTAATGTATTCAGGGgctttgctgttcttcagtCATAACCAG CAAAACAGTGCTGCTGATCTGTCCATGCTGGTTTTGGAGTCTTTGGAGAAATCGGATGCAAAAGTAGCAGATGACCTTTTAG AAAACTTGGCTAAATTGTTTAGTTTAATGGATCCAAATTCTCCCGAAAGAGTGGCTTTCGTATCCAGAGCACTAAAATGGTCTAGCGGGGGATCAGGAAAACTTGGACATCCAAAACTACACCAGTTACTAGCAATTACCCTGTggaaag agCAAAACTATAGTGAATCTCGGTATCACTTCTTGCACTCCACAGATGGCGAAGGATGTGCAAATATGCTAGTAGAATACTCCTCGTCCAGGGGATATCGCAGTGAGGTGGACATGTTTGTAGCACAGGCAGTACTACA atttctctgcCTAAAAAATAAGACCAGCGCATCAGTTGTTTTTACaacatacacacagaaacatCCTTCAATAGAAAAGGGTCCGCCTTTTGTTCAACCACTGCTAAACTTCATCTGGTTTCTGTTGCTGGCGGTTGATGG AGGAAAACTAACAGTATTTACAGTATTGTGTGAACAGTATCAACCTTCGCTGAAAAGAGATCCCATGTATAATGAG TACCTAGACAGAATAGGACAGCTTTTCTTTGGTGTTCCGCCCAAGCAGACATCATCCTATGGAGGATTACTAG GAAATCTCTTAAACAGTCTGATGGGAACTGGAGAAGATGATGACACAGAAGATGGTCAGGAAGACAGCAGTCCTATTGAGCTCGACTGA